Proteins encoded by one window of Juglans regia cultivar Chandler chromosome 15, Walnut 2.0, whole genome shotgun sequence:
- the LOC109019873 gene encoding 28 kDa heat- and acid-stable phosphoprotein-like: MGIGKSKGKPTGHRNFSTREEIIAGNSSRPRTFKKEEVEEEVEESEEEVEEEDEEPEKRKGTQGLIEIENPNLVKAKNVKAGNVDLEKIMTELSWHEREEIEKQKAHGRYMRLQEQGKKTKRPVSFYTCGWPCTPGSPTPGANNFFQRKMLFFTLNELNSKF, from the coding sequence ATGGGCATAGGAAAGTCCAAGGGCAAGCCCACCGGTCACCGCAACTTCTCGACTCGCGAAGAAATTATTGCTGGTAATTCTTCTCGCCCACGAACTTTTAAGAAGGAAGAAGTCGAAGAAGAGGTGGAAGAGTCTGAAgaggaagtagaagaagaagatgaagagccTGAGAAGCGGAAAGGCACCCAAGGTCTAATTGAGATTGAAAATCCCAATTTGGTGAAAGCAAAGAATGTGAAGGCTGGAAATGTTGATCTGGAGAAAATAATGACTGAACTCTCATGGCATGAAAGAGAAgagatagaaaaacaaaaagcacaTGGGCGATACATGAGGCTGCAGGAACAAGGTAAAAAAACGAAACGCCCCGTTTCATTTTATACATGTGGATGGCCGTGTACGCCGGGTTCCCCAACCCCAGGTgcaaataacttttttcaaagaaaaatgttattcttCACATTAAATGAGTTAAACAGCAAATTCTGA